One Pyrus communis chromosome 4, drPyrComm1.1, whole genome shotgun sequence genomic region harbors:
- the LOC137732027 gene encoding putative leucine-rich repeat receptor-like serine/threonine-protein kinase At2g14440, which translates to MFISLLHLLLPLLLLSLIPLSLSLPKGTLINCGAAVKSEIDGREWLPDTSFVSAGTPRNLTTPVLVPILSTARSFPNNPHRKFCYTVQVYRKAKYMVRTTYYYYGNGSPPVFDQIVDGTFWAVVNTTEDYAKGLSSYYEGVFLAQGKTMSVCLGSNNYTKSDPFISALEFVILEDSLYNSTDFKSYGLSLVSRNSFGYTGSIIRYPDDQFDRFWAPFEEHNPMIPINVSNSNASVSGMWNMPPLKVFESELTTGKTEAMELNWPPRSVPESNYYIALYFASGQSTGSRVLNISINGIPYYKDLDVKPEGLVVYAARWPLSGSTRITLTPSAGSSSGALINAGEVFDVLPLGGTTLTRDVIALQRVKQSLLNPPPDWNGDPCFPRQYSWTGITCSPGPRVRVVTLNLTNTGLSGSLSPSIANMTALSNILLGKNNFTGHIPDLSSLKLLEKLHLEDNHFSGNIPSSLGSIDRLHELFLQNNNLTGEVPDSLIRKSGLDLRTFGNSFSAQPPS; encoded by the exons ATGTTTATCTCCCTCCTCCAtctcctcctccccctcctcctcctctccctcatccccctctctctctccctccccaaAG GTACTCTTATTAACTGCGGCGCCGCCGTCAAATCCGAAATCGACGGCCGCGAATGGCTCCCGGACACCAGCTTCGTATCCGCTGGGACCCCGAGGAACTTAACGACCCCGGTCCTCGTCCCCATCCTCTCCACCGCCCGATCGTTCCCGAACAATCCCCACCGCAAGTTCTGCTACACCGTCCAGGTCTACCGCAAAGCTAAGTACATGGTCCGGACCACGTACTACTACTACGGCAACGGTTCGCCGCCGGTGTTCGACCAGATTGTTGACGGCACTTTCTGGGCCGTCGTTAACACCACCGAAGACTACGCCAAGGGCTTGTCGTCTTACTACGAGGGGGTCTTTCTCGCTCAGGGCAAGACCATGAGCGTCTGTCTCGGGTCGAACAATTACACCAAATCCGACCCGTTTATCTCCGCCCTGGAGTTTGTGATACTCGAAGACTCGCTCTACAACTCCACGGACTTCAAGTCGTACGGCCTCAGTTTGGTCTCCCGAAACAGCTTTGGGTACACCGGATCCATCATTCG ATACCCAGATGACCAATTCGATCGATTTTGGGCGCCATTTGAAGAACACAATCCAATGATTCCGATCAATGTGAGCAACTCAAATGCGTCTGTTTCTGGCATGTGGAATATGCCCCCTTTGAAAGTTTTTGAAAGCGAATTGACGACAGGAAAAACTGAGGCCATGGAGTTGAATTGGCCTCCTCGGTCAGTTCCTGAATCGAATTACTACATAGCTCTGTACTTTGCCTCAGGGCAGTCCACAGGGTCAAGAGTGTTGAACATTAGCATCAATGGTATTCCGTATTACAAGGATTTGGATGTGAAGCCAGAAGGGCTTGTTGTTTATGCGGCAAGGTGGCCTCTTTCTGGTTCTACTAGGATTACTTTGACCCCATCTGCCGGATCAAGCAGTGGTGCTTTGATTAATGCAGGCGAGGTGTTTGATGTGTTGCCCCTTGGAGGAACAACTCTTACTCGAGATG TTATTGCTTTGCAAAGAGTAAAACAAAGTCTTCTGAACCCTCCACCTGACTGGAATGGTGATCCTTGTTTTCCCCGTCAGTACTCGTGGACGGGCATTACATGCTCTCCAGGCCCTCGAGTTCGTGTGGTCACTTT AAATCTGACAAATACGGGCCTTTCAGGATCGCTATCACCTAGCATTGCCAACATGACCGCATTGTCTAATAT CTTGCTTGGGAAGAATAACTTTACAGGGCATATTCCCGATCTAAGTTCGTTGAAGTTACTAGAGAAACT GCACTTGGAAGACAATCATTTCAGTGGAAATATCCCCTCATCGCTCGGGAGCATTGATAGGTTGCATGAACT TTTCTTACAAAACAATAATTTGACTGGTGAAGTTCCAGATAGCCTTATTCGAAAATCGGGACTGGACCTAAG GACGTTTGGAAATTCTTTTTCAGCACAGCCACCTTCTTGA
- the LOC137730574 gene encoding uncharacterized protein, whose protein sequence is MGSLEIVQATPRSVGTPSSPRISFSAEFLDENNFISITPNSRGEVQDKKMEGGDHQKVRNPDFEFLSSNVSSHAMLSADELFFEGKLLPFWQKQHAERLTKLNLNTKDVEGDENEEGVNKEESRGSWFVDDDPSPRPPKCTVLWKELLRLKKQRASTLSPSSSSSSSSSSSNSLADIATTTDQEKEGNKEKYMKRIKKGLERTRSASIRIRPMVNVPICKQVKSSALPPLFPLRKGRVLER, encoded by the coding sequence ATGGGATCCCTAGAAATTGTTCAGGCAACCCCTAGATCCGTCGGCACGCCTTCGAGTCCGCGGATTTCGTTCTCCGCTGAGTTCCTCGACGAGAACAACTTCATCTCCATCACCCCGAATTCGCGCGGCGAAGTACAAGACAAAAAAATGGAGGGTGGTGATCACCAAAAGGTACGTAACCCGGATTTTGAGTTTCTCTCGAGCAACGTGAGTAGCCATGCCATGTTGTCTGCAGATGAGCTATTTTTCGAAGGGAAGCTCCTTCCCTTTTGGCAAAAGCAGCACGCCGAACGGCTCACGAAGCTCAACCTCAACACCAAGGACGTCGAGGGAGACGAGAATGAGGAGGGGGTGAACAAGGAGGAGAGCCGGGGGAGTTGGTTTGTGGACGACGATCCATCTCCGAGGCCGCCTAAGTGCACGGTTTTGTGGAAGGAGCTACTGAGACTGAAGAAGCAACGCGCTTCGACATTGTCCCCATCTTCCTCGTCCtcgtcttcctcttcttcctcgaaCTCGTTGGCGGATATAGCTACAACGACTGATCAAGAGAAGGAAGGGAACAAAGAGAAGTATATGAAGAGGATAAAGAAAGGGTTGGAACGAACAAGATCCGCAAGCATAAGAATAAGGCCGATGGTAAATGTGCCAATTTGCAAACAGGTGAAGAGCAGTGCCTTGCCACCTTTGTTTCCTCTCAGGAAAGGAAGAGTACTAGAGAGGTAG
- the LOC137730475 gene encoding probable membrane-associated kinase regulator 1, producing METLSTAKDPTNNMTKPNPHPHRRHLHQKSQTLPPSPTHSFHSSSSSSSDFEFTISLSPRKSSNAVCPADELFYKGQILPLHLSPRLSMVRTLLLPSSASYSSSSDTTTSRDSTGSSSNESRDSTSSFASDLVLLADQSCDSSRRPSSVTEENNEESLFKRAFNYNNNNKYVSVHSNDGVSKKKYFSLSRFSSVFKKEPKVQKDNTLDPHNNAAAAGLGSNNAVKPKRMSTTAKEVISKYLKKVKPLYEKLSQKQQQKMGGGGGGGVGVTTTTTKTPDKCTATAARNINKDYGSNNHGLFSHSFSGNLRYPSKRGCVSSCPSSMRGSPSHSGILSTGGLTGSGGGGPSSSTSSYGDRSSMEELQSAIQGAIAHCKNSLVHGKSTTTMVSHEI from the coding sequence ATGGAGACGTTAAGCACGGCAAAAGATCCGACCAATAATATGACCAAACCCAATCCTCACCCTCACCGCCGTCACCTCCACCAAAAATCTCAAACCCTACCGCCCTCACCCACCCACTCCTTccattcctcctcctcctcctcctccgacTTCGAGTtcaccatctctctctcccctcgcAAATCCTCCAACGCCGTCTGCCCCGCCGACGAGCTCTTCTACAAAGGACAGATCCTCCCTCTCCACCTCTCCCCTCGCCTCTCCATGGTCCGGACCCTCCTCCTCCCCTCCTCCGCGTCCTACTCTTCCTCCTCCGACACCACCACGTCGCGTGACTCCACCGGCAGCTCCTCCAACGAGTCACGAGATTCTACCTCCTCTTTTGCCAGCGACCTCGTGCTCTTGGCCGACCAATCATGTGACTCCTCCCGCCGCCCCAGCTCCGTCACTGAGGAAAACAACGAAGAGTCCTTGTTCAAGCGCGCCTTCAActataacaacaacaataagTACGTGAGCGTCCACTCCAACGACGGCGTTTCGAAGAAGAAGTACTTCTCGTTATCGAGATTCTCCTCCGTGTTCAAGAAGGAACCGAAAGTGCAGAAAGACAACACTCTAGATCCTCACAACAACGCCGCCGCGGCGGGGCTCGGATCTAACAATGCAGTGAAACCTAAACGCATGAGCACTACTGCCAAGGAGGTTATTAGTAAGTACTTGAAGAAGGTGAAGCCCTTGTATGAAAAACTCTcccaaaaacaacaacaaaaaatggggggaggaggaggaggaggagtgggGGTCACGACCACAACAACGAAAACACCCGACAAATGCACGGCGACGGCGGCAAGGAATATTAATAAAGATTATGGCTCTAATAATCATGGATTATTTTCCCATTCCTTCTCCGGTAACCTGAGGTACCCTAGTAAGAGAGGGTGCGTTTCTAGCTGCCCTTCTTCAATGCGGGGATCCCCGAGCCACTCGGGGATTCTTTCCACTGGGGGTCTAACGGGCTCGGGTGGTGGTGGCCCTAGTAGTAGCACGTCATCGTACGGGGACAGATCGTCCATGGAGGAGCTTCAGAGTGCAATTCAAGGCGCAATTGCTCATTGCAAGAACTCCTTGGTTCATGGCAAGAGCACTACAACCATGGTCAGTCATGAGATTTGA